A single window of Plasmodium reichenowi strain SY57 chromosome 12, whole genome shotgun sequence DNA harbors:
- a CDS encoding 50S ribosomal protein L1, apicoplast, putative: MTLKNGYRKIIKILFIFIHIFHITIESFVTNYLCTINETTHYNNVFYKNKNRTILKDKKYLLEKKKKNLFNVQPSTAITPDNETSNEIIKKVKLKKKDKKIFKKYKDFLDIIPKKTNEYTLMEAIEKIKTLAIHKFVESIDIYLSFNPKKSKMTKNDNIKTFITFPHNLKKKREKKVYVVTNAKLQKIASQSGADVVGEDDLINKIKEREIRLQKKNNNFLICTNDCIHKLTRVGKEIGRKGLMPNEKCGTLVSEFLLPKHIKLFKSENTYIFKLNKLNTLNINIGDVYMSNDEIRENINHLFEHLENLEFFHFNFKHVKTIYLSSTMGFPFKIKKNSL, from the exons atgactttaaaaaatggatacagaaaaattataaaaattctttttatattcatacacatttttcatattacTATTGAATCTTTTGTAACTAATTACTTATGTACCATAAATGAAACGAcacattataataatgtattcTATAAAAACAAGAATAGGAcaattttaaaagataaaaagTACCTTTtggaaaaaaagaaaaaaaatcttTTTAACGTCCAACCATCCACTGCTATCACGCCTGATAATGAAACAAGCAATGAGATAATCaaaaaagtaaaattaaaaaaaaaggataagaaaatatttaaaaaatataaagattTCCTTGATATAATACCAAAAAAAACTAATGAGTATACCTTAATGGAAGcaatagaaaaaattaaaaccTTAGCCATACATAAATTTGTTGAAAGCATagatatttatttatccTTTAATCCGAAAAAATCGAAAATGActaaaaatgataatataaaaacgtttattacttttcctcacaatttaaaaaaaaagagagaaaaaaaagtatatgTGGTAACTAATGCGAAGTTGCAAAAAATAGCTAGCCAGTCag GAGCGGATGTTGTTGGTGAAGATGATttgataaataaaataaaagaaagaGAAATTAGACTACagaaaaagaataataattttttaatttgcACAAATGACTGTATACACAAATTGACAAGAGTAGGAAAAGAGATAGGAAGAAAAGGATTAATGCCTAATGAAAAATGTGGAACATTAGTTAGtgaatttttattacctaaacatataaaattatttaaatctgaaaatacatatatatttaaattaaataaattaaatacattaaatataaatattggAGATGTTTATATGTCAAATGATGAAATAAGAGAAAATATTAACCACTTATTTGAACATTTGGAAAATCTTgaattttttcattttaattttaaacaCGTCAAAACTATTTATTTAAGTAGTACTATGGGTTTCCcttttaaaataaagaaaaattcTTTATAA
- a CDS encoding syntaxin, Qa-SNARE family: MSYKNYENNKVNSTSFIVEEEKSEGNEKKIKDNILLIKKNMIYAEENLENLKNNLISKRIIEALHEEIQQIYVKVVETEHLFREWEIRFAENPFEKQKKKYIFEKLNIHFKNEVNKLENISINVKKAANELPNIENGEMNYNNNNNINGLLNNKKKGNHKFISSDDTMINNNFVLDLDKTYVNNDDFIESSTLYDYEFDQCSENDLLIENEIINDKYEGIKKIQGQVAQAQEVFKDLANLVFTQKENIEMLNNNLYDTNVNTFKSAKELKKTYDHVKQQRFSWFLAVVTLIIFIYFLYFKIFHFSLFS; this comes from the coding sequence atgtcatataagaattatgaaaataacaAGGTGAATAGTACGTCCTTTATTGTAGAGGAGGAAAAATCAGAAggaaatgaaaaaaagataaaggACAACATTTTGcttataaagaaaaatatgatttatGCAGAAGAGAATTtagaaaatttaaaaaataactTAATATCGAAGAGGATTATTGAAGCATTACATGAAGAAATACaacaaatatatgtaaaagTAGTAGAGACCGAACATTTATTTAGAGAGTGGGAAATTCGTTTTGCTGAAAATCCTTTTGAAAAACagaagaagaaatatatttttgaaaaattaaatattcattttaaaaatgaagtaaataaattagagaatatatcaataaatgtaaaaaaagCAGCTAATGAATTACcaaatatagaaaatggtgaaatgaattataataataataataatattaatggattattaaataataaaaaaaaaggaaatcataaatttatttcaaGTGATGATACaatgataaataataattttgttttagATCTAGATAAAacatatgtaaataatgatgatttTATTGAATCATCTACTTTATATGATTATGAATTTGATCAATGTAGTgaaaatgatttattaatagaaaatgaaataattaacgataaatatgaaggaatcaaaaaaatacaaGGACAAGTTGCTCAAGCACAAGAAGTTTTTAAAGATCTAGCTAATCTTGTCTTTAcacaaaaagaaaatattgaaatgttaaataataatttatatgatacTAACGtaaatacatttaaaaGCGCAAaggaattaaaaaaaacttaTGATCATGTAAAGCAACAAAGGTTTTCATGGTTTTTAGCTGTTGTAACGttgattatatttatttactttttatatttcaaaatatttcaCTTTTCTCTCTTTTCATGA
- a CDS encoding zinc finger protein, putative — protein MMEKNNKNSSQGQSETLFLIKKQFFKTKMCPFQKNKNYCLNESSCHYAHSIEELKPMPDLRNTKLCDFVKKKIPCRDINCKFAHDIDTLKPSVHLATYKSTICSFWGKGKCFNGNKCRFAHGNEDIKMNDIKMNDIKMNDVKMNDIKMNDVKMNDVKMNDVKMNDVKMNDIKMNDVKMNDDAKFNDHIKFNDHIKFNDHIKFNDHIKFNDHIKFNDHIKFNDHIELLDDITYNKKNIYKNKCKDNNVDIKQEGTASTYSFNTCDYSINCSLETTNVSSFDKSREILVLKKKNVNQENCIDDNNEHDKKSEKINEDEYLRKNEREYYNEMINNKKIVRNDIYENNYYDNNFYYDDQEKIDNIIWNGKGNMERMDYIDNKIKVSEDTGSTRTKHIHNEFLLNNSFDNSIEHVENMENVCINDSINNLGNIALSTFIENNEKYTKVIKYLLNENNMLKESIKKKHKNNILLEHDKEIRHMKLDTNNSTYKNNVIKENNNYCNNICVHDVTNYMFPEDNFEKLLYSNDKKIYSNNNICTFDDTNKMDENFYSIIKTIDDILISQNVASYRNINDTNKINNVDNNKIDDDNKNGEDNKNGEDNKNGEDNKNGEDNKNGENNKNGENNKNGDDNNNNKECGNITSCNLKSFENYKNIYPNFYTFNTNDNKNVQLERYKKMENNSSEENFDYTKYKAYPHNIINMNYNNYTNDIENYSSQKFFDPTMNLDVDLLNEEDTNENINRLKNIVTQRSYNKNDETYIWNDKRYITNGNISAPFFVNNNDMILSPHYNHNNNFNKTSKEMNKTKMTKEKNAKLNLRQCSEMGNKTMNIDKLLEITDEKSDILKKIKNFISNELQNNEKQNYSNKKNNLYSNISITSNGNNNNNNNNNNNNNNNNIMSRKSTLLNEHITATTFNGVLPDFANDIYIHDNNYHNNENDKDNNHNYDYNYKYDCNNNNRNNDGFMNDHHIDTINNDLYKYKKDINNDQNIWNNNHNNHNNNFNKYSYPITSHDWINHQKNNDFFIMSKSVNLSSLN, from the coding sequence atgatggagaaaaataataagaattcCTCTCAGGGACAATCAGAAACGTTGtttcttataaaaaagCAATTTTTCAAAACCAAAATGTGTCCTTTTCAgaagaataaaaattattgtCTAAATGAATCGAGTTGTCATTATGCACACAGTATAGAAGAATTAAAGCCAATGCCAGATTTGAGGAATACAAAACTTTGTgattttgtaaaaaaaaagatacCTTGTAGAGATATAAATTGTAAGTTTGCTCATGATATTGATACGCTAAAACCTAGTGTTCATTTGGCTACCTACAAATCAACAATATGTAGTTTTTGGGGGAAAGGAAAGTGTTTCAATGGTAATAAATGTAGATTTGCCCACGGtaatgaagatataaaaatgaatgatataaaaatgaatgatataaaaatgaatgatgtaaaaatgaatgatataaaaatgaatgatgtaaaaatgaatgatgtaaaaatgaatgatgtaaaaatgaatgatgtaaaaatgaatgatataaaaatgaatgatGTAAAAATGAATGACGATGCAAAATTTAATGACCACATAAAATTTAATGACCACATAAAATTTAATGACCACATAAAATTTAATGACCACATAAAATTTAATGATCACATAAAATTTAATGACCACATAAAATTTAATGACCACATAGAATTGTTAGACGATATTACATATAACaagaagaatatatataagaacaAATGTAAAGATAATAACGTTGATATAAAACAAGAAGGTACAGCATCCACATATTCATTTAACACATGTGATTATTCTATAAATTGTTCTTTAGAAACAACGAATGTATCTTCTTTTGATAAAAGTAGAGAAATTTTGGTtttaaagaagaaaaacGTAAATCAGGAAAATTGTattgatgataataatgagCATGATAAGAAGAgtgaaaaaattaatgaggatgaatatttaagaaaaaatgagAGAGAATATTACAATgaaatgataaataataagaaaattgTTCGAAACGATATTTATGAGaacaattattatgataataatttttattatgacGATCAAGAAAAGattgataatataatatggaATGGAAAAGGAAATATGGAGAGGATGGattatatagataataaaataaaagtttCAGAGGACACAGGATCTACTAGAACAAAACATATTCATAATGAATTCTTATTGAATAACAGTTTTGATAATTCAATTGAACATGTAGAGAATATGGAAAATGTTTGTATTAATGATTCTATTAATAATCTTGGTAATATTGCTTTATCTACatttatagaaaataatgagaaatatacaaaagttataaaatatttattaaacGAAAATAATATGCTCAAAGAATCTATCAAAAAGAAacacaaaaataatattttattagaACATGATAAAGAAATACGACATATGAAGCTAGATACTAATAATTCgacatataaaaataatgtgatcaaagaaaataacaactattgtaataatatttgtgTTCATGATGTaacaaattatatgttCCCGGAAGataattttgaaaaattgttatattctaatgataagaaaatatattcaaataataacatatgCACATTTGAtgatacaaataaaatggATGAAAACTTTTATAGTATAATTAAAACGATAGatgatattttaatttcaCAAAATGTAGCTTCCTAcagaaatataaatgataccaacaaaattaataatgtcgataataataaaattgacgatgataataaaaatggagaagataataaaaatggagaagataataaaaatggagaagataataaaaatggagaagataataaaaatggagaaaataacaaaaatggagaaaataacaaaaatggagatgataataataataataaggaaTGTGGAAATATAACATCGTGTAATTTAAAATCCTTTgaaaattacaaaaatatatatccaaATTTTTATACGTTTAATACcaatgataataaaaatgttcaattagaaagatataaaaaaatggaaaataattcatctgaagaaaattttgattatacaaaatataaagcATATCctcataatataattaatatgaactataataattatacaaatgACATAGAAAATTATTCTTCTCAAAAATTCTTTGATCCTACTATGAACTTGGATGTAGATCTATTAAACGAGGAAGATACAAATGAGAACATAAACcgtttaaaaaatatagtaACACAAAgatcatataataaaaacgacgaaacatatatatggaaTGATAAAAGGTATATTACAAATGGTAATATATCTGCTcctttttttgttaataataatgatatgatattatcacctcattataatcataacaacaattttaataaaactTCTAAGGAAATgaataaaacaaaaatgaCCAAGGAAAAAAACGcaaaattaaatttaagACAATGTTCAGAAATGGGAAATAAAACTATGAACATAGATAAGCTTTTAGAAATTACTGATGAAAAATCTgacattttaaaaaaaataaaaaattttatttcgaatgaattacaaaataatgaaaaacaaaattattcaaacaaaaaaaataatttatattctaatatatctataaCATCTAATGGaaacaacaacaacaataataataataataataataataataataataatattatgtcTAGAAAGAGTACCTTATTAAATGAACATATCACAGCAACTACATTTAATGGTGTCCTCCCCGATTTTGCTAATGACATCTACATtcatgataataattatcataataatgaaaatgataaggataataatcataattatgattataattataaatatgattgtaataataacaatagGAACAACGATGGATTTATGAATGATCATCATATTGATACGATTAATAATGATctttacaaatataaaaaagatattaataatgatcaGAATATATGgaataataatcataataatcataataataacttTAACAAATACTCGTACCCAATAACATCACATGATTGGATCAACcatcaaaaaaataatgacTTTTTCATTATGTCAAAATCGGTTAATTTAAGTAGcttaaattaa
- a CDS encoding hypothetical protein (conserved Plasmodium protein, unknown function), whose product MGKLIDEKCEIKRIDDVEYIKQNIKESVNHNIDCMEISDNNNNNNNTTYKINNVKIINKTNDENNEKDKMKILNNNENNMNPTIITKLKNINHEDNVISYNYTLVSYKNYNIFFISHNGKFASWVYSYNVFLPMSVDQETEIIFGERNYPYLEIFCSKFMKDHAAFLKYKPIIFAISIYNMSFNDTKILTQMFDHLSSIVMETPPAS is encoded by the coding sequence ATGGGAAAGCTTATAGATGAAAAGTGCgaaattaaaagaatagATGATgttgaatatattaaacaaaatattaaagaatCAGTTAATCATAATATAGATTGTATGGAAATTTctgataataataataataataataatacaacatataaaataaataatgttaagatcataaataaaactaatgatgaaaataatgaaaaggacaaaatgaaaatattaaataataatgagaATAATATGAATCCTACCATAATTAcaaaattgaaaaatataaatcatgaagataatgttatatcatataattatacattagtttcatataaaaattataatattttttttatatctcATAATGGAAAATTTGCTTCATGGgtatattcatataatgTTTTCTTGCCTATGTCTGTAGATCAAGAAACAGAAATTATTTTCGGTGAAAGAAATTATCCGTACTTAGAAATTTTTTGTTCAAAGTTTATGAAAGATCATGCAgcatttttaaaatataaaccAATCATTTTTGCAATATctatttataatatgtcTTTTAATGATACCAAAATTTTGACACAAATGTTTGACCATTTAAGTAGCATTGTAATGGAAACACCCCCAGCATcatag
- a CDS encoding general transcription factor 3C polypeptide 5, putative, which produces MIEEGSEKEDKSFVRVYKNKDKNKEIHFETVRKDEYICVEIPGRIKKGSNGLSAVESLGGLHKITEVFNHHKNKYNYDETIVLRINNNDMYSSFISATCTKVNNILIKIKRTRKNNYKFEFLGFVKYFYYFNNMSDFYYIPSFYNRYDYNTNYIHLLQKGKTSQKKKNINTQQENKDTEQRKKKKKKKKKKNQKNENIKDVEKQNEKNDPNQNYQQNICDINLLNNDNFFLFNNNNIYNSTNNTQNINTVNITNMTNYYNSNQELNKIIDIEKHNINQNNLYNNLDQNSVNNNNNICGNPCDVRNDPIYYNISMNSSQNIMNNKLTELNANTGLPEFSPYEQFSSFPYHNEEMELLYKQLLDKKIFKDDDLSYDNNNNNNNNNNMDRERSYSSDESEAFELHCSIHSKCINPYDYKSYESHITNKYIREYKHIISKFSPPINSKEEIKQGDLEFFLKGLIHTTSNDLVSNVSINTTNDTNNKNDHVGNINKYNHNYDYNHIIPNVNNSNEDHNQMDPITIDDLYNEENNLMLNKKSKNEDINNYSNKIIVTKKPVHCNPIAKYDDEHLPINPFESALKKYVSDELYNRVKLLFEIRPIWCKDVLLEHVENISTYCLKSCFSKICFYFADGPWRRTYCKYGYDPRKDPTSYIYQTIDFRYNLSREIKSKDIEEINKCISKKKLYIDTTITNLLKKRKKNKVSNIMAQHNNKNNPDNLMNDNFKKREYEITYDKRNNIINSHYNVQNIINDGNNIMYGETPNSSNDFNSYLINKESHNYNIYQNETYDKEENIFFHKDEEINEILQFLKKSNTISLMEHFRSEAHFSVTPLKLSTMYQFIDIYDNNVMNFLLNLKTQKVCSRENGWIDSKDLAKIRDILSVRSVTLRRAHFK; this is translated from the coding sequence atgattGAGGAAGGTAGCGAAAAGGAGGATAAATCTTTTGTTAGagtttataaaaataaagataaaaataaagaaatacaTTTTGAAACAGTTCGAAAAgatgaatatatttgtgtAGAAATCCCAGGAAGAATCAAAAAGGGTTCGAATGGATTGTCAGCTGTGGAAAGTTTAGGAGGTTTACATAAAATTACAGAAGTATTTAATCATcataagaataaatataattatgatgaaaCTATTGTTTTACgaattaataataatgatatgtATTCTTCTTTCATATCAGCTACCTGTACAAAagttaataatatattaattaaaataaaaagaacaaggaaaaataattataagtTTGAATTCCTTGGTTTTGTTAaatacttttattattttaataatatgagcgatttttattatattccaTCATTCTATAATAgatatgattataatacaaactatattcatcttttacaaaaaggaaagacatctcaaaaaaaaaaaaacataaacaCTCAAcaagaaaataaagatacagaacaaagaaagaaaaaaaagaagaaaaaaaaaaaaaagaatcagaaaaatgaaaatataaaagatgtagaaaaacaaaatgaaaaaaatgatcCAAATCAAAATTATCAGCAAAATATTTGtgatataaatttattaaataacgataacttttttcttttcaataataataacatatataatagtacgaataatacacaaaatataaatacgGTAAATATCACAAATATgacaaattattataattcaAACCAAGAattaaacaaaattatagatatagaaaaacataacataaatcaaaataatttatataacaatcTTGATCAAAATTCTGtgaacaataataataatatttgtgGTAACCCATGTGACGTGAGGAATGATccaatttattataatatttcaatGAACAGCTCgcaaaatataatgaataataaaCTCACAGAATTGAATGCTAACACAGGGCTTCCCGAATTTTCACCATATGAACaattttcttcttttccTTATCATAACGAAGAAATggaattattatataaacaactattggataaaaaaatatttaaagacgatgatttatcatatgataataataataataataataataataataatatggataGAGAAAGAAGTTATTCCTCAGATGAAAGTGAAGCCTTTGAATTACATTGTTCTATTCATAGTAAATGTATAAATCCTTATGATTATAAAAGTTATGAGTCTCatattacaaataaatatataagagAGTATAAGCATATTATAAGTAAATTTTCTCCACCTATTAATTCAAAGGAGGAAATAAAACAAGGAGATCtggaattttttttaaaaggaTTGATACACACAACAAGTAATGATCTTGTGTCAAATGTTTCGATAAATACAACAAATGAtactaataataaaaatgacCATGTTggtaatataaataaatataatcataattatgattataatcatattattcCAAATGTTAATAATTCAAACGAGGACCATAACCAAATGGATCCAATCACCATTGATGATTTATAcaatgaagaaaataatttaatgttaaataaaaaaagtaaaaatgaagatattaataattatagtaataaaattattgtTACCAAAAAACCTGTACATTGTAATCCTATAGCtaaatatgatgatgaaCATTTACCGATCAATCCTTTTGAATCAgctttaaaaaaatatgtctcagatgaattatataacaGGGTTAAATTGCTTTTTGAAATTAGGCCAATATGGTGTAAAGATGTTTTATTAGAACATGTTGAAAATATAAGTACCTATTGTTTAAAAAGCTGTTTTTCAAAAATCTGTTTTTATTTTGCTGACGGTCCATGGAGAAGAACCTATTGTAAATATGGATATGATCCTCGTAAAGATCCAAcaagttatatatatcaaacCATCGATTTCAGATATAATCTTAGTAGAGAAATAAAATCAAAAGATATAGAAgagataaataaatgtatttctaagaaaaagttatatatagataCTACCATAACCAATTTGTTAAAAAAGcggaaaaaaaataaagtatCCAATATTATGGCacaacataataataaaaataatccAGACAATTTAATGaatgataattttaaaaagagAGAATATGAAATAACTTATGATAAAaggaataatataataaactCACATTATAAtgtacaaaatattataaatgacggaaataatattatgtatgGGGAGACACCTAATTCTTCAAATGACTTCAATAgttatttaataaataaagaaagccataattataatatttatcaaaACGAGACATATgataaagaagaaaatattttttttcataagGATGAAGAAATTAATGAAATCCTTCaatttttgaaaaaatcCAATACCATATCTCTTATGGAACATTTTCGTTCGGAAGCACATTTTTCTGTCACACCATTAAAACTGTCAACAATGTATCAatttatagatatatatgacAATAATGTAATGAACTTTTTGTTAAATCTCAAAACGCAAAAAGTTTGTTCACGAGAAAATGGATGGATCGATAGTAAAGATCTAGCCAAAATCAGAGACATTTTATCAGTCCGATCCGTTACATTACGAAGAGCTCATTTTAAATGA
- a CDS encoding hypothetical protein (conserved Plasmodium protein, unknown function), which translates to MLKLNKIYKMNHKNNYAALLNEEKNKINVILNEYTDIIYNNNSKRCKNKYKNMKNIHNILYSSVLKNYKNVYFYKNMLKIVENRKNDLTLHQINIILNSLIKAQIYKYSIFNSFEEPILKHLNNIHIMINDNIYKKYSKIIEHIRREKKIVYIPTTTLLFPNKDIKVYFNISNTHNNSNNLHLISGQFDILIHIFKSYIHFSCQNSLFNTLFFFITKNYLFIKNKKKNLLNVWLLYIQNILSKHSIGNLEQNSIVNISNEKKINIFKKKNFFKHSKLYRHQYYFNIKMKTIHNYIIAYKKKNIKNYINKDNHNNKLYNTIFCKNYISSVLKYITILILKKDKYLLLQKKKINKNKNLYISNGYMYKYKYSNVHISSNFAFNYLIKFHFIDNHFLLKKKYFPQMLLHDITFLQNILIFLYNMNFKSNIFQRYVKRITST; encoded by the coding sequence atGTTGAAACTTAATAAGATCTATAAAATGAATCATAAGAATAATTATGCAGcattattaaatgaagagaagaataaaataaatgttattttaaatgaatatacagatattatatataataataacagTAAAAGGTgtaaaaacaaatataagaatatgaaaaatattcataatattctttatagtagtgttttaaaaaattacaagaatgtatatttttataaaaacatgTTAAAAATTGTTGAAAATAGGAAAAATGATCTTACACTTCAccaaataaatattatattaaacTCATTAATCAAAGCacaaatttataaatattctatatttaattcttttgAAGAACCAatattaaaacatttaaataatatacatataatgattaatgataatatatataaaaagtataGTAAAATAATTGAACACATTAGgagagaaaaaaaaattgtatatattccTACTACCACTTTGCTTTTTCCTAATAAGGatataaaagtatattttaatatatctaacactcataataattcaaataatttaCATTTAATTTCTGGACAATTCGATATActcattcatatttttaagaGCTATATTCATTTCTCATGTCAgaattctttatttaatactttgttctttttcataacaaaaaattatttatttataaaaaataaaaaaaaaaacttatTAAATGTGTGGCTTTtgtatatacaaaatattcTATCTAAACATAGTATAGGAAATTTAGAACAAAATTCCATAGTTAATATATCAAACgaaaaaaagataaatatttttaaaaaaaaaaactttttCAAACATTCCAAATTGTACAGAcatcaatattatttcaacattaaaatgaaaactattcataattatattattgcttataaaaaaaaaaacataaaaaacTATATTAACAAAGAcaatcataataataagttatataatactatattttgtaaaaattatatatctagcgttttaaaatatataactatACTAATTTTGAAGAAAGACAAATATCTTTTacttcaaaaaaaaaaaattaataaaaataaaaatttatatatatcaaatggttatatgtataaatataaatattcaaatgtacatatatcTAGTAATTTTGcatttaattatttaatcAAATTCCATTTTATCGATAATCACTTtttattaaagaaaaaatattttcctCAAATGTTATTACATGATATAACGTTTCTTCAAAATATCTTAATTTTCTTGTACAACATGAACTTTAAATCAAACATATTTCAGAGATATGTAAAACGAATTACAAGTACATGA